A portion of the Microlunatus phosphovorus NM-1 genome contains these proteins:
- a CDS encoding mannitol dehydrogenase family protein, giving the protein MTTALPRLSRSLPAAPPAAPIKIVHLGLGNFHRAHQAWYTAHAPDASAWGIAAFTGRRPDAALALAPQDGLYTLIVKGPEGDRLELLGAVSAVHAAGDHDTYLDYLRRSEVSLVTLTMTEAAYLSDGVGGLRRTPEVEQDLASLRSDASAAVVTLPARLVAGLLARRAAGAGPITVLSCDNLPHNGSATAGVVTALAAGVDPSLVDWISDHVDFASSMVDRITPATTDGDRELVAERCSYLDAAPVPTEPFSEWVIAGSFPAGRPQWEAAGAQLVDDVTPYEQRKLWLLNGSHSLLAYAGSVRGHTYIDEAIADPVCRGWVQALWDETVPHLPLPAEDLDSYRSALLERYANPRIRHRLAQIAADGSTKIAVRTLPVLRAERAAGRVPVGCATAIAGWIQHLRGAGVPVNDAGAEPYLGLVSLPDEAAVRGVLELLDSGRGSDDELVAAVLSRLHERHHS; this is encoded by the coding sequence GTGACCACCGCGCTGCCCCGGCTGTCCCGGTCGCTGCCCGCGGCCCCGCCGGCAGCACCGATCAAGATCGTCCATCTCGGACTCGGCAACTTTCACCGCGCGCACCAGGCCTGGTACACCGCGCACGCACCCGATGCGAGCGCGTGGGGCATCGCCGCCTTCACCGGCCGGCGACCGGACGCCGCGCTGGCCCTGGCGCCGCAGGACGGGCTGTACACCTTGATCGTCAAGGGGCCCGAGGGGGATCGGCTCGAGCTGCTCGGCGCCGTATCGGCGGTGCACGCAGCCGGCGACCACGACACGTACCTCGACTATCTGCGTCGAAGCGAGGTGTCGCTGGTCACCCTCACCATGACCGAGGCCGCCTACCTCTCCGATGGCGTCGGCGGACTGCGGCGTACGCCCGAGGTGGAGCAGGATCTCGCCTCGTTGCGCAGCGACGCTTCGGCAGCAGTGGTCACCCTGCCGGCCAGGCTGGTCGCCGGTCTGCTCGCCCGACGAGCGGCCGGCGCCGGGCCGATCACTGTCTTGTCCTGCGACAACCTGCCCCACAACGGATCCGCCACCGCCGGTGTGGTCACGGCACTGGCGGCCGGGGTCGATCCATCGCTGGTCGACTGGATCAGCGACCACGTCGACTTCGCGTCATCCATGGTCGACCGGATCACGCCGGCTACGACGGATGGGGATCGGGAGCTGGTCGCCGAGCGTTGCAGCTATCTCGATGCTGCGCCGGTGCCCACCGAGCCGTTCAGTGAGTGGGTGATCGCTGGGTCCTTTCCGGCAGGACGACCGCAGTGGGAAGCCGCCGGAGCTCAGCTGGTCGACGATGTCACACCGTACGAACAGCGCAAGCTCTGGCTGCTGAACGGATCGCACTCCTTGCTGGCGTACGCAGGCAGTGTCCGCGGGCATACCTACATCGACGAGGCGATCGCCGATCCGGTGTGTCGTGGCTGGGTGCAGGCGCTCTGGGATGAGACCGTCCCGCATCTGCCGCTGCCCGCCGAGGATCTCGACAGCTATCGGAGCGCCCTGCTGGAGCGCTACGCAAACCCACGGATCCGACACCGGCTGGCGCAGATCGCCGCCGATGGGTCGACCAAGATCGCCGTACGCACGTTGCCCGTGCTGCGCGCCGAGCGTGCGGCCGGTCGAGTGCCGGTCGGCTGCGCGACCGCGATCGCCGGCTGGATCCAGCACCTGCGGGGTGCGGGGGTGCCGGTCAACGACGCCGGCGCTGAGCCCTATCTCGGCCTGGTCTCGCTGCCTGACGAAGCAGCCGTCCGAGGCGTGCTGGAGCTGCTGGACAGCGGCCGCGGGAGCGATGACGAGTTGGTGGCGGCCGTGTTGTCCCGCCTCCACGAGAGGCATCACTCGTGA
- the uxaC gene encoding glucuronate isomerase: MTRMVTALTLHPHRLLPTDPAVRRLAGELYASVRQLPIISPHGHVPARWLADDVPFADPTSLLITPDHYVNRLLHAHGVGLEQLGVAQQDFDEESSRRAFRLLCDHWNIYRGTPVRYWLDTQLSEIFGVTVRPSADTADQIYDQIAGCLATPEFRPRALYERFGIDVLATTDDPCDDLGDHRRLAADPNWSGRVVPTFRPDRYLEPFSLTWNRDVERLGEAAGQSVDDYDGYLTALAERRRYFIANGAVSADHSHPDARTDPLEQTEARRLYRRARTGAITEAEATALRRHLVFEMGRMSAEDGLVMTIHPAISRNHHRPTAQRFGADVGCDIGVRVEFTEALRPLLNAVGTAPRFRLVIFTVDETSYSREIAPLAGFYPSVYVGAPWWFLDAPDAIRRFRAAVSETVGFGKTSGFIDDTRAFCSIPARHDMSRRLDAGYLAQLVTEHRLEEDEAFEVVHDLVDATPRKVFNL; encoded by the coding sequence ATGACGCGCATGGTCACGGCCCTCACCCTGCATCCGCACCGCCTGCTACCGACCGATCCCGCCGTCCGGCGGCTGGCCGGTGAGCTCTACGCCTCGGTGCGGCAGCTGCCGATCATCTCCCCGCACGGTCACGTACCGGCGCGGTGGCTCGCCGACGACGTGCCGTTCGCCGACCCGACGTCGTTGCTGATCACTCCCGACCACTACGTGAACCGGCTGCTGCACGCTCACGGCGTCGGTCTCGAGCAACTCGGCGTCGCTCAGCAGGACTTCGACGAGGAGTCGTCCCGGCGGGCATTCCGACTGCTCTGCGATCACTGGAACATCTACCGCGGTACGCCGGTGCGCTACTGGCTGGACACCCAGCTGTCGGAGATCTTCGGAGTGACTGTCCGGCCGAGCGCGGACACCGCCGACCAGATCTACGACCAGATCGCCGGCTGCCTGGCGACGCCGGAGTTCCGGCCCCGGGCCCTGTACGAGAGGTTCGGCATCGACGTGCTGGCCACCACGGACGATCCGTGTGACGACCTCGGCGATCATCGCCGACTGGCAGCCGACCCCAATTGGAGCGGGCGGGTCGTGCCCACCTTCCGTCCCGACCGCTACCTGGAGCCGTTCAGTCTGACCTGGAATCGCGATGTGGAGCGACTCGGCGAGGCCGCCGGTCAGTCGGTCGACGACTACGACGGCTATCTGACCGCCCTGGCCGAGCGGCGTCGCTATTTCATCGCCAACGGCGCCGTCTCCGCAGACCACAGCCACCCCGACGCCCGCACCGACCCGCTCGAGCAGACCGAGGCTCGCCGTCTCTACCGACGCGCCCGCACCGGGGCCATCACCGAGGCCGAGGCCACCGCGTTGCGACGCCATCTGGTGTTCGAGATGGGCCGGATGTCGGCTGAGGACGGTCTGGTGATGACCATCCACCCAGCGATCTCTCGCAATCACCACCGACCGACCGCGCAACGATTCGGGGCCGACGTCGGCTGCGACATCGGCGTCCGGGTCGAGTTCACCGAAGCGCTGCGCCCGCTACTCAACGCCGTCGGCACCGCGCCACGCTTCCGGCTGGTGATCTTCACCGTGGACGAGACCTCCTACTCCCGCGAGATCGCGCCGCTGGCCGGCTTCTATCCCAGCGTGTACGTGGGTGCGCCGTGGTGGTTCCTCGACGCCCCCGACGCGATCCGGCGCTTCCGGGCCGCCGTCAGCGAGACCGTCGGGTTCGGCAAGACGTCCGGTTTCATCGACGACACCCGAGCCTTCTGCTCCATCCCGGCGCGGCACGACATGTCCCGGCGCCTGGACGCCGGCTATCTTGCCCAGCTGGTCACCGAGCATCGGCTCGAGGAGGACGAGGCCTTCGAGGTGGTCCACGATCTGGTCGACGCCACGCCCCGGAAGGTCTTCAACCTGTGA